The DNA window ACCTCACGTAACTGTGCCCAGAGGCATGTCAAAGGTAAAAGGCAAATTTTTACCATCAATATTGTGGCACATTATATACAAGATATTCGCGTGTTAGGTAAGGAAGGGTGCTGGATTGATGGAAAAGGTTTTGTTCCGttagagaatatttttaaaacagactttaacaatattttacaagtgtattggatattttttattatgtctGTTGGTGTGATTgggtctattttttttaatacacatacatgtatgtatagtacaattatgtttactgaatgatgCTCCTCGGTTCAATATAAACCTCATCAGCAAggatatttaagaaaatgtcatTCAATACAGCAACGAGTTGAAGGCATGTAAAACTAGGGTAATTTTGAAGCATCTGGAGTTAATTCCTTTGAGTAACAATGTATTGTTTAAGTCTTCCATTCATCCCTAGAAACTCAAGCCAACAGTCGCTGTTTTATAGACATCTGCCACTTGCAATAAGCTAATAAAGCCTGCATAATGTCACTGTCCACAAAAATCATCAATTATCTTAATGTTAGCAAAACTACTATTTTCTCTCTTGAGTATTGGTTCACGAGTTCAtggaattcatttttctttctcttcTCGCGGTGAAGATATAATTTTCACATCATTACTGACGATAAATTCAGTCATGATAATACATTTACCTATAttgtagggtttttttttctttttcttcaaaattgctCTGTATCACATGTAGTCTTAAGATTGTTTTATTCCTtcaatgttttatcaatatactCTGaacttttataaatacatgtacgtgtcgTCATTAATTCACTGCCATTTTATTCTGagccattatgacgtcatttcctctTAATTCGCTAGGTACCTTCCTGTCTGGAATGAGCGTCCTCTGTGGTTCCAAAGTGAGGCAAAAGGACACCACAAAATCCAAAGTGGTGCTCGTTAACTGTTGGGTGGCCTTTCTGCAGCTTTTCACCACCATATTTCTCTTGTTAGGTTGGATATGGAGCATTGTTTGGGGAACATTGTTCATTTCCTATACAGGTGAAGATTTCTTGAATAATTGATTGATGTATAACTTTCATATGCCATATGTTCCTATAAAACTAAACTAAGATACTAATTTATTCATGGAATAAATGTCCAAAGATACATGTTAgaccttaaggaggctgggtggtcttCAAACTAACAATCAGATCCGCCTAAGGTTTATAATATCAGATCCGCCTAAGGTTTATAATAtaatcaatacagtctaaaaatgaccaCGACCATCGAGCTCTCTTAACCCAGACGATGCACAGTGAATGCATGTCACAATGTCCATGTCAGTGTCCTAGTCTATCAAGCTATTCGCCCAAACTGTCTTTTCATTTTGTAGATGAGTTCTACAAGATCAAAGAGAAAGGAATAGAAAAGAGTGACCCTGACAATGTACAAGAACAGCACACTAAGCCCCAGACGTCGCCGGTGAAACAGCGCAATAACACACAAACTAACTCTTCTCCCAAACCCTCAACGAACGCGCAAGTGCAGAGGATTCCGGTGCAACAGACGCAACATCAAGTTCCTTCTACGTCATCAACTGACCATTCCATCATCACTTTACAAGAACTTCCAACAATAAACAATGACAATTCAGTGACGCGTTTGGATCAGCCAATAATGAACGCTAGAACTCGCCATCAAAAGATTCTTAGAAGACAAATGTCTGATCACGATTTGTCTCCCTTCAATTTGACGCAAGAGCAGTTAGAGGACATTATAATTCATGCTGCTCCGGTAACTAGGGGCAACAGAATGACCATAGACGAAGCCCGAGAATCTGGCCCGGAAAAGGGATGAAATTCGTTCTGTATATTCTCAGAGTGACGATGGTGCAATATGTGGAATAATGTACTTCGATATATTTTGTTTACTCtatcaaaaataa is part of the Crassostrea angulata isolate pt1a10 chromosome 3, ASM2561291v2, whole genome shotgun sequence genome and encodes:
- the LOC128178911 gene encoding uncharacterized protein LOC128178911, with product MHAIYAGGSTPTPSPRVHRKQFGYGRPVMPGYSFPHKQASPVHHKSASKDSNDSASKETNFRDAIPAMCTALACVCFVCNIILPGLGTFLSGMSVLCGSKVRQKDTTKSKVVLVNCWVAFLQLFTTIFLLLGWIWSIVWGTLFISYTDEFYKIKEKGIEKSDPDNVQEQHTKPQTSPVKQRNNTQTNSSPKPSTNAQVQRIPVQQTQHQVPSTSSTDHSIITLQELPTINNDNSVTRLDQPIMNARTRHQKILRRQMSDHDLSPFNLTQEQLEDIIIHAAPVTRGNRMTIDEARESGPEKG